One window of Deltaproteobacteria bacterium genomic DNA carries:
- a CDS encoding ATP-dependent DNA ligase, translating to MKLPVTPPIEPMLAKAADGLPEGEGWLFEPKWDGFRAIVFRDGDEVFIQSRDLKPLERYFPELVEPLKQSLPQRCVVDGEIVIASDGGLDFPALLLRIHPAASRVKMLAETSPASFVAWDLLALDDESLMNTWLSERREKLERALAKAVPPIHLTPVTRDRAVAEDWFKRFEGAGLDGVIAKREETLYEPGERAMVKVKHRRTADCAVAGFRWHKNGPGTKVGSLLLGLYDDEGRLHHVGITSAFTDARRKELVAELEPLRENALAGHPWEAWREEPSDGQRRPGATSRWNRGKDLSWEPLRVERVVEVAYDHLEGDRFRHATQFIRWRDDKKPADCRYDQLEVTPAYELAQIFKPK from the coding sequence ATGAAGCTCCCGGTGACACCGCCCATCGAGCCGATGCTGGCCAAGGCCGCCGACGGCCTGCCCGAGGGCGAAGGCTGGCTCTTCGAGCCCAAGTGGGACGGCTTTCGCGCCATCGTCTTCCGCGACGGCGACGAGGTCTTCATCCAGAGCCGCGATCTCAAGCCGCTGGAGCGCTACTTCCCCGAGCTGGTGGAGCCGCTGAAGCAGAGCTTGCCCCAGCGCTGCGTCGTCGACGGCGAGATCGTCATCGCGAGCGACGGCGGGCTCGACTTTCCTGCGCTGCTGCTTCGCATTCATCCCGCGGCGTCCCGCGTGAAGATGCTCGCGGAGACCTCACCGGCGTCGTTCGTCGCCTGGGACCTGCTCGCGCTCGACGACGAGTCGCTGATGAACACCTGGCTCTCCGAGCGGCGCGAGAAGCTGGAGCGCGCGCTCGCGAAGGCCGTGCCGCCGATTCACCTCACGCCCGTCACGCGCGATCGCGCGGTGGCTGAGGATTGGTTCAAGCGCTTCGAGGGCGCAGGGCTCGACGGCGTCATCGCCAAGCGAGAAGAGACGCTCTACGAGCCGGGCGAGCGCGCGATGGTGAAGGTGAAGCACCGCCGCACCGCCGACTGCGCCGTGGCCGGCTTTCGCTGGCACAAGAACGGGCCTGGAACGAAGGTCGGCTCGCTCTTGCTCGGCCTCTACGACGACGAGGGCCGGCTGCACCACGTGGGCATCACCTCGGCGTTCACCGACGCGCGCCGCAAGGAGCTGGTGGCCGAGCTCGAGCCGCTTCGCGAGAACGCGCTCGCGGGGCACCCCTGGGAGGCGTGGCGCGAAGAGCCGAGTGATGGCCAGCGCCGCCCGGGGGCGACGAGCCGCTGGAACCGCGGCAAGGATCTCTCGTGGGAGCCGCTGCGCGTGGAGCGCGTGGTCGAGGTCGCGTATGACCACCTCGAGGGCGATCGCTTCCGGCACGCCACGCAGTTCATCCGCTGGCGAGACGACAAGAAGCCCGCCGATTGCCGCTACGACCAGCTCGAGGTCACGCCCGCGTACGAGCTCGCGCAGATCTTCAAGCCCAAGTGA